AAAAGGGTCAAGTTTGACATTAAGACGACTGCGGCCCAGCATTATCGCCGTGTTGTCATCCAGCAAAAAATGCGGGAAGCGAAGGATCACACTGAAGAAATCGATTATTTGACTGCGCTGACAAAAGAAGGATTGACTGGCTCAATCGACGGCCTTGGCCGCGCGCCAAAAGGTGTCAACGATGGCAATGGTTTCGTGTTCATTTCCCATGTTGGGGATGTCTATCCGAGCGGACTGCTGCCTGTGAAAGCAGGCAATGTAAGGGAACAGCTGCTCGCAGAGATTTACAGGGAGTCTCCGGTATTCAAGTCATTGAGGAATCCGGATGAATACAAAGGAAAATGCGGAGTGTGCGAATTCAGGCATGTTTGCGGAGGTTCACGTTCACGGGCATACGCCATGACTGGTGATTACCTGGAGAGCGAGCCATTCTGCGTGTACATTCCTAAAGCACTGCGAAAACAAAAACAGGAGAGCTGATGAGCTCTCCTCCGGATACGATTGAAAAAGCGAGGGAAGCCATAAAGGCATTCACTCGCTTTTTTTTTCATTTAATCTATAGAACAAAATATTGCCGGGCAATTTTCGCAGCCAATTTCCTGGCGGAGAAAATTCACATCATGTACAAGGATTTTTCCTTTTTTAACCGAGATTATTCCTTCGCGCTTCAGGTCGTTCAGGATGCGGTTTGTACTCTCGCGTGAAGTTCCGCAGAAATTAGCCAGCTCCTGGTTGGTCAGCGGCAAGTCAATCAATATGCCGGTATCTTTTTGGACACCGTAGCTGTTGGTCATTCGGATCAAGGTGGAGAATAATGCTCCTTTTTTTCCGTTTAGCACTAGGTCGCGGAACTTAGTCTGAGTTTTGCGGAAATGGTCGCTCATCCACTTCATGAATTCAAAAGCGAGTGACGGATTGTGGAAAATCTCTTTTTCAATTACATCTTTTCTGATTGCTGCGATTTTTGCATCTTCGAGAATAAGTGCACTCAAGAGATATTTAGGTGCATAGGTGAACAGAGTCAGTTCTCCGCAAATATCATTTTCCCCGCATATTCTTAAGGCGAGCTCGCGGCCATCCTGGGTGACCTTGCTGATTTGGACCTTGCCGCCCAGAATCAAGTAAAGCTCCTCAGCCTCCATGCCTTCCTGGAACAGGTATGAACCTTTTGGCACATGGATCGTCCGGTCGGCAAACTGGAGTAATTCTTTAATTTCAATTGAATGAGTTACTTTAGTTGTGTTTGGCATGGTCATCACCCTTTTTTTGATTTTAATAAGCATAAATTTCACTTTGAGAAGTGTCTAGCTCCTGCGCCTAGACCCTCGAGACGTTTCGGTCCGCCCAATGAAGTCAAAGAGCGACTTCAGCGGTCGGCCCTCCAACGCTAGTCGGGTCTGACCAAGGCGCATGCGCTTTTCGTTTTTTCCGTGGCAGATCTTTATTGACCCAATAATAACATCGGGATAGTGTTAACTAAATATTGATAAAGGAAAGTTCATAATCTCGTCACAATCTAAGACGGTTTTGTTCACATTTTAGAAACAATGTTTTTCTCTGTTTTAATTATATCGATAAAAGATGACGGGTGTTTCGCATGTTTAGAACCAACTGTGACAGTTTATTGAACAAAAAAGATGATGTGAAGTTCGTCATATCCAATATAATTGATTTTTCTTACTATTTATCTAAGATAATGTCTGGGATTTTTAATCATCTGCAAACTAAAGGGGGAAATCATGAAACCACAGAACATTCAATTGTCACTTCAAACGTTGAGTCTTGTGGCCGGATTTATGGTCTGGGTTATTTTATCCGCATTAATGCCCTTTATTAAAGAGGATATCCAGCTGGATGCGAACCAGGTTGCAATGGCCACTGCCATTCCTGTTGTCCTCGGGTCTGTCCTGAGAATCCCAATTGGGTTCTGGACGAACAAGTATGGAGCAAGGAAACTGTTTTTTACCAGCTTTGCCTTTCTTTTGTTCCCTGTGTATTTCATCAGTATTGCTGATTCCTTTATTGATTTGTTGATTGGTGGCCTGTTTGTCGGAATCGGGGGAGCGATCTTTTCTGTGGGTGTCACCTCACTACCGAAATATTATTCGAAGGAACGCCATGGTTTCGTTAATGGTATATATGGAGTAGGAAATCTGGGAACTGCGGTTACAACGTTTACAGCACCGGTTATAGCTGCGCAATTAGGGTGGCAGCCGACAGTCAAGCTTTTCATAATTTTGTTAATCGCATTTTCAGTCCTTAACTTTTTCGTTGGTGACAAAAAAGAACCAAGAGTTGTGACTCCTATGGGTGAGCAAATAAAGAGTGTATATAAAAACCAGAAGCTTTGGGCACTGAGCTTATTTTATTTCATTACTTTTGGTTCATTTGTAGCCTTCACGATTTACTTGCCCAATTTCCTTGTATCTCATTTCGAACTTGATAAAGTCGATGCTGGACTAAGGACAGCAGGCTTCATTGCCCTCGCAACCTTTTTAAGGCCGATTGGCGGCTGGCTTGGTGATAAATTTAACTCTTTTGTCATACTGATGGGTGTGTTCGCTGGAATGACCATTTCAGGCATCCTGCTATCCTTCACACCATCATTGACATTGTATACAGTTGGCTGTCTCGCAGTCGCAATCAGTGCTGGCATCGGGAACGGAACTGTCTTCAAGCTAGTCCCGCTTTATTTCTCCAAGCAAGCGGGAATCGTGAACGGAATTGTATCAGCGATGGGCGGTTTAGGAGGATTTTTCCCACCCCTTATGCTTGCATTCCTTTATAACCTTACCGGACATTACGCCATTGGTTTCATGGCCTTATCACAGGTGGCACTGGCAAGTTTGATTATCGTGATTTGGATGTACTATCAGGATAAATTAAGTCTTGCTAAAAATATCATCGACCACACGGCTGAGGGAATCATGATTACAGATGTAAAAGGAACGATCCAACAAGTAAATCCAGCATTCACGACTGTAACTGGCTACAATGCAGAAGAAGTAATTGGGAAAAACCCACGTTTTCTACAATCCGGAAAACATGGGGAAGACTTTTACAGGGAGATGTGGAAAGTGATAGCGGAAAAGGGATCCTGGCAGGGGGAGATTTGGAATAAGAAGAAAAATGGATTGATTTATCCTGAATTCCTGACAATCAGCATGGTGAAAAATGAGGCAGGCGAACTCAAGAACTTTGTTGGCATGTTCAGTGAAATGACCATGGAAAAAGAATGAGAGCTTTAAAAAGACTGCGTCCATGATGCGGTCTTTTCTTGCTTTACCAGGAAATTTTGGGCTTAAAACTCTGATAACACACGTAGACGCTTACATCTCCCAAAGATTTTATGACAACATCATGACATTTCTGCATAAAAACACTATCCTGGCAGTTATTATGTTGTAATATAGACATAAGGATGAAATCTACTATTCTAATAGAAGACTAAAAATGTTACTGTGAGAATATTAACAGTTAACAACCTATGTTGCTGTTACAATGTCAGTAATCATCACTTCTATAATTGGAGTTGACACATAATGGTGAAAAACATAATAAAAGATCAATTAAATAGACCGCTCCGCGATTTGCGTATTTCTGTTATAGATCGATGTAATTTCCGCTGTCAGTATTGTATGCCAGCTGAGATATTTGGCCCTGATTTTGTATTTCTTCCTAAAAGCGAGTTATTGTCTTATGAAGAAATTGAACGGGTAGCAAAGTTATTCATAGAGCTTGGGGTGGAAAAAATCAGGCTTACAGGCGGGGAGCCGTTGATGCGCAAGGATTTGCCGATTCTTGTCAGGATGCTGAATGACATCGAAGGATTGAAGGATATCGCTTTGACCACCAATGGCGTAATGCTGCCTAAGCATGCGGAGGAGCTGTATGCTGCTGGCCTGAAGCGGGTCAATATCAGTTTGGACAGTCTTAAAGATGAATTGTTTGGCGAAATTAATGGCCGGAATGTCGGCGTCGGACCTGTATTAAAAGGGATCGAGGCAGCGAAGAAAGCTGGCTTGGGCGTTAAGATCAATATGGTTGTCAAAAAGGGACTCAATGATACGGAGATTCTACCAATGGCCGATTTCTGCAAAAAAGAAGGCTTGGAGCTTCGCTACATTGAATACATGGATGTGGGCAGCACCAACGGCTGGAAGATGGACGATGTCATCACCAAGAAACAGATTCATGACCTTATAAGCCAGCACTATGAATTGGAACCGGTTGATCCTGAGTATTTCGGTGAGGTCGCTAAGAAATACCGCTATAAAGGTACCGATATTAATGTCGGCTTCATTTCATCGGTATCAGAGTCATTCTGCTCAAGCTGCACAAGGTCACGTTTGTCAGCGAACGGCCAGATCTTCACTTGCCTGTTCAATGGAAATGGCCACGATATCCGCGACTTCATGCGCGCTGGTGCCACAGATGATGAACTCCGCGCCCGCATTACTGACGTTTGGAACCATAGAACAGACCGCTATTCGGATGAACGAACAGCTGAAACAGTTGCGAACAGAAAGAAAATCGAAATGTCCTATATTGGCGGCTAAGACTCCTTCGGGGGTCTTTTTTTTTTGAGAAAAGCTCTTATCGTAAACTTGTTTGCTTCCTGCTGCTGTATATTGGGGCATACTATGTTTCCAATCAAATGAATTTAGGGTATACATAAATCTACTATAAATTTGTTGGAGAATGCTGATGCTAAAGAGAAGACTTGAATTTTTATTTGTATTTATTTTAATGGTATGTTTTTATATTGTATTTTTCACCGGCTACAGCCAGGCAATCAAACTAACAGCCTTAACGACTTATGCGATGATTATCATGATCAGCATGTATTCATTGATGCTTGAGAACCGTTCGGCTCAGCACACTCTGATGTGGATGTATGTCATGATGCTGTTTCCTGTGGGTGGTTACTTCTTCTATTTGTTTTCAGGTCAGTTGTATATAAAAGGTTACTTGTATAAGAGTAAGCGTATGCGTGACCGGGAGCAATGGGAGAAACTGATGAGAAAGGAAGAGTCGAGGAACCTTTCTTTTTTAATAGAGAATCAGCAGTGCTTTGCGCAATATGCGAAAAACGCAACTTTGACTCCGATTACAACTGCTTCCCGGGCAAAAGTCCTGAAAGATGGCGAAGAGACTTTTGCGGAAATTAAAAAGAGGCTTCGTAAAGCTGAAAAATTCATTCATATGGAATATTATATCTTCAGATCTGACAGGCTTGGCAGGGAGATTATCGAAATCTTGATTGAAAAAGCGCGGCAGGGAGTCGAGGTGTTGTTTATCTTTGATGCCGCTGGCAGCATGAAGATCGCTGCAGCAGATTTAAAGGCCATGCAGGATGCAGGTATAAAAGCGACTCCATTTTCCCCGTTGAAGTATGGCTTCTTCAACCAGAAATTCAATTTCCGAAATCATAGGAAAATCGTCGTCATCGATGGAGAAATCGGTTTTGTCGGCGGTTTGAATGTCGGTGTCGAATACCTGGGTGAAGATGAAAAGATCGGATTCTGGCGGGACACACATATGATGCTGACTGGAGAAGCTGTCTATACCCTTCACAATGTGTTCCTGCTGGATTGGGAATATATTAGCGGTGAGGATGTATTGGAAGATCATCGTGCAGTGAAAAAAATCCATGAAGATGGTGAGCTCGATGGTGCGATCCAGGTGGTGCCAAGCGGACCAGATACGCAGCAAGGAATCATGAGTGATTTTTACTATACAATGATGTCTTGTGCGACGAAATCAATTTGGATTGCAACTCCTTATTTCGTTCCTGATGAAGCAATCCGGACGGCACTGAGAGTTGCGGCAGCCAAAGGTATAGAGGTAAGGATCATGGTACCGGAAATCAATGATAGTTATCTGACTCAGTATGCAAGCCGCTCATACTTTTCGGAGCTCCTGCGGAATGGGGCTGAAATCTACTCCTATAAAAAGGGGTTCTTGCACCAGAAGGTCATCATTGTTGACGGGAATATTGCTTCGATTGGGACAGCCAATATGGACATGAGGAGTTTCCATCTTAATTTTGAAGTGAATGTCTTCTTGTTTGGCACAAGTTCGATCAGGGACCTTGTGGCTCATTATGAAGAGGATCTTGAAGAGTCGGAGAAAATCAGTCCTGTTCAATATCATAAGCGTGGATATTGGGAGCGAACAAAAGAATCGTTCGCCCGGCTGTTTTCAGGTGCATTGTAAATGGACGGAAATAAGGCCCCATCTTGAGAGATGGGGCCATTTGTTTCAAGTGCTCCTAGTTAAGCAATATACCTTGGGAACAGAATGTTATTTTCTAAATGAACATGCATAAAAGTGTGTGCTTCCAGTGCTTCCAGACGCTTGTAAACTAAACGATATGTTCCGCATGCATCAAGTGGCGGATTGAAGTCAGCAGTGATTTCCCGCAATTCTTTCAGGATTGAGCCAGCATGATCGTGTTCTTTCTCAAGCTCTGTGATCTCTGCGATCATTTCGGAACGCTTTTCCTGGTTGGCGGTATCAAGCTGGAGCAATAGCGGGAATACAGTCGCTTCTTCTTTTGCTGTATGCTCCAGAAGCTCCTTCTTCAACTCATAGAAGAGCTCATAGACTCTCAACAGCTCTACGTGACGATCACCATGGACTTTCGCTACCTTCGTTACATACGGGCTGAGCAGTTTTAACTCTTCTTCAAGCTCGCGGTGATATTTGTTTTTAATATGTTCGATCAATTCCTCAGAATCAGTTTCAGTCCAGACTTCCATGCTTTCTGCATTGCCATTATGCTTACGGTATAACTCCTCTAGCGCGGCCATGATTGCCGGAACATCAAGGTTTTGTTCAGTTGCCGCTTCAGCAAGAGGACGATTTCCACCACAGCAGAAATCCAGCCTATTTTGCTTGAATAAATCACTTGATTGCGGGAATATATTGACAATATCTTTAACTAAAGAATTTTGATCAAAAGGCATTATCATATAAGAAACCTCCAGTAAATTATTTAATACTGTTTACATACTCATCATAAAGGAAATGGATTTACTACTTGGTGATGTGTATCACACTTCACAAAAAATCTACATATTTTCAGTAGATTTTATGAGAGAATACTGTGAGGTTTGTTATGTTTTCATTTTTCCATTACTCTTATAATTAAAAGGGTAAATTTAGAAGGTAAGCCTGCTATAGGAGCTGATCATATGTTAGAAAAAAGAAACCCTATTCCGATTGGGGAAGCAGTTAAGAGAGTGATGGAGCATAAGAAAAAAGGCTCCACTGAATATGTTTCAATCAATGAAAGCTTTGGACGCTATCTATCTGAAGACTTGAAAGCTACCAGCGATGTGCCGCATTTTGACAGGGCGCCATACGATGGCTATGCAATCCGGTCTGTCGATACTCAGGAAGCCTCTCAAAATCATGCTGTTGAATTTGAAGTGGTAGACCATATCGGAGCAGGTATGCTGACGGATAAAGAACTTGGCCCGTTCCACGCGGTCAGAATCATGACAGGAGCCCAGATGCCTGTTGGTGCAGATGCTGTCGTCATGCTGGAATTAGCAAGGGAAGTCGAGCGGGACGGTAAAAAATACATGGAAACGAAGCGGAAGCATAATAAAGGGGACAATGTTTCTTATCGTGGAGAGGATGCCAGGGAAGGCGAAGTGCTTGTTAAAAAAGGTACGTTCATCAATCCTGGTATTCAGGCAATGCTAGCTACTTTTGGATATGCTAAAGTCCCAGTTTCGAAGAAGCCAGTAATCGGACTTTATGCCACAGGAACTGAATTGCTTGATGTAGATGAGCCGCTTGAACCTGGGAAAATCCGTAACAGCAATTCTTATATGATTTCCGCTCAAATCCTTCGGGCAGGAGCTGAAGTGAAATACTTTGGCCAGCTGCCGGATGATTTTGATACATGCTTCGATGCTGTAAGCAACGCGATTAAGGAAGTCGATTTATTCATTACAACTGGCGGGGTATCCGTAGGAGATTACGACTATCTGCCTGAGATTTATGCAAAACTGGGAGCAGAAGTGTTGTTCAACAAAGTTGCGATGAGACCGGGAAGCGTCACTACGGTTGCGCAGCTTGATGGAAAGTTATTGTTTGGTCTATCAGGAAACCCGTCAGCATGCTATGTTGGCTTTGAATTGTTCGCCCGTCCAATCATAAGGACGATGCTGTTCACTGATAAGCCTCATTTGAGGAAGGAGAAAGCGGTTCTTGATGCCAATTTCCCTAAGGCGAATCCTTTTACCAGATTTGTTAGAAGTGCCGCTGGCATTCAGGATGGCAAGTTGGTAGTGACACCTAGCGGCCTGGATAAATCGAATATCATCATGAGCCTGGCTGGTGCTAACTCCCTCATGATCCTTCCTGGAGGTACACGAGGCTTTGAGGAAGGAACAGAGGTGGAGGTTCTGATGCTCGAAGACCATATGGGCAGTGAATGGCCTTGGTAAAACCATTGCTGTTCCAGGTGGCAGGGTATCAAAACAGCGGCAAGACCACGCTGAGCCTAACATTGATCCAGCAAATGACTGCAGCAGGTCTGAAGGTCGCCACCATCAAGCATCATGGTCATGGCGGCAGGCCGGAGGTTGTTGAATCAAAGGATTCAGGTAAGCATGTAATGGCCGGGGCTGCTGTTTCACTTGTCGAAGGTGGAGGCAGGTTGGTCATCCAGGCCGAAAGCGGATCTTGGTCGCTTCCTGAAGAAATAGATTTGCTATCCTTCTTCAACCCCGATGTCATTTTAATAGAAGGCCATAAGCATGAGTCATATCCCAAGGCCGTAATCCTTCGGGATATGAATGATATAGAGCTCTTGGGAAAACTGGAAAATATCCAGGTTGTTTTATGCCGGGACCCGGAATTGGTGAATAAGTTGAAGGATACAGCTGTCCCTGTTCTCAATATGGAGCATGGAGCAGACTGGATTACAACACACCTTTTAAATAAACTTTAGGTGTTTTCCTTTAATTATTTCAGGTTTTAGCAAGAAAAGTTCTTATTTTAGACATATACGGCGACTTTTGTCACTGTCACTTCATACTTACCCAGTTAGAATGTTAATGGGGTTCAGGTTGTGACATATGTGTGAGGTGAGAGCGATGGAAATGCTGCATATCTTCTTATGGATTGTGTATCCATACTCGGTTGTGGCAATTGTGGCAATGGGTCTAGTCTGGCAGTACGATGCATCAAGAGAAGAAGGAACACGTTCGAAAGCAGGAAGGCTTCTGCTAGGCATCGTCAAAATACTTATGGCTGCCAGCACTGCAACCGGCATTGCCATTGTGCTTTCGAGCAGCATAGCTAACGAACCAGTATTGCTGTTAAGATGGCTCATCAGCCTAGCGCAACTGCAGCCGGACATGAGTCTGGTCATGGATGTATCCATTCTCTCGAAGGTGCATTTTATTTTTGTATTCCTATTTCTATTGAGTTTGGCATTCACCAAGGAAATTTACTATTTGCTAAAACCGCACTTATATTTAAAAAAGATCTTTTTAAAGCTTCAATTTGAAAGAAGAGGCTGAAGGTAGAAGGCTGTTTTAGTTTGAGGAACCAAGTTGTATAGAACTTGGCATTATCCGGGTTTGATATAATGGCAACATAAAAAACGCTTAGGGGTACCTAAGCGTTTTTGTCTTATATTAACCCAGGTGTTTCCAGGTATTCAGCGGAAATAGTGAACTTATCATCTTTTAAGACATAAGGATGTGTTTCCATCAGAATTTTTATAAGATGATCTGGCATTTTCGCTCCTTCGTATGCACAAATCAGTGGAAAAGACAGTGAATTTACGGCTTCGTCTACTATTCTCTCAAAGTCTTCAATTATATCAAGTGGGTCTTTCATCGTAGCCCACTCCACATGTGCCCAGGATCGGAAAGGGATAGCATTTTCTATATACGGTTGAACCGTTTTATTAAAGTATTCGAGGATTGCTGGAGGATGATAACTGCCACTGGAGTAATAAAAGTCGAAATTGTTTACGCTATGAACAAATTTCATTTGATCTTCCGTTAATCGCGATTTAAGCTTCTTGTGAATGGAGCGGAAAAGAGGTTCATTTTCAATGAAAATAACATAATCTCCCGCTATCACACCATCTTCAATAAAATCAACAGCCTGTTCAATGTATTTCTCCACTTCATTATAGGAATACAGAACATGTACGCTCCGTTGATCTTTAAACAATTGATTCATTTCTTTTTTCAAATGATCACCCCTTATTTCATGATTCCCTCAAGTTTACTACACTGCCAGGAATAATGATATCCCTGTTCAAGTAAAATCCCTGAATGGCGCTTCGAGCTTTTTTACAAGAGATATGTTTCACTTGAATGGGTTTTTGACATTTCGGTGTCGGTTGGGTTTTTACAGGAGAAAATGTGATGTGTTTCACTTATTCATCCCTTTAACTCCTTTATATTTAAGGTAAGAAACATAAGGGAGTGTTCATCCATGAAGTTATTTATGCCAAAACAGCATGGTGCCTGGGCGATGTTGATCATCCCTTTTTGGCTGGGAGCAGCAGCAAGTGGAATAGTCTGGCAGCATGTCCCGTTTTTTATCGGATGGCTTTTACTATATTTAGGAACATATCCGCTTCTGTTAATGTTCAAGAAAAAGAAAATTCCATTCTATCGTAAATGGGCGCTTATTTATATAACACCAGCGCTTGCGTTCCTGATGGTTCCATTGTTCACAACGCCAAGCATCGTCAGCTTTGGTCTTGCGATGATCCCGTTTTTCGTGATTAATGCGTACTTCTCTGCAAAAAATAAAGACCGTGCCCTCCTGAATGACTTAAGTGCTATTGTTGTCTTTTCTATTGCCGGACTGGCCAGCAGCTATCTGCCAAACGGGGAAATCAATGAAAATTCACTACTGGTCTTTGCATCCAGCATTCTATTTTTCACCGGAAGTACATTCTACGTAAAAACAATGATTCGCGAAAAGAAGAACAGCCAATTCAAATGGATTTCCTGGACATATCATCTTTTGGTTCCTGTTCTATGGCTTGCAGCCGGTGAGTTCATAGTCGCTGTGGCCGCAGTGCCAAGCTTAATCAGAGCTGTAGTATTTTATGGAAAACCGCTTTCTGTCATGAAGGTAGGGATATACGAAATCGTCAACGCCGTCCTGTTCTTTATCATCATGCTTTTTGCGATTTTATAAAAACTCCAATGCAATATAGATAAAAAAAGCCGCCAGTTCACAGTCTGGCGGTTTTCTTTATTCAATATTGCATACCTCAACCGGACAGTTCTCACAATCTATCTCTCTCTTGAGCACATTGAGGGAATGGACGGTTATGAATCCTTTATCAATGGAAATGATGTTACTTTTCCTCAGTTCGCTCAATAATCTGTTCACGACTTCGCGTGATGTACCACAGAAGTTTGCTAGTTCCTGATTCGTCAGCGATACATCGATTTTTAAGCCATCTTCGGTTTTGACTCCGTAGCTGTTCACCATTCGGATTAGCGTTGAGTATAAAGCACCTTTCTTCCCATGAAGAACAAGATCCCTGAACCTTGTTTGCGATTTGCGATGCTGCAGGGATAGCCACTTTACGAGTTCCAGTGCGAGCCCGCTATCCTTTTCAATTTCTATCTCTAACTTTTCCTTTGGAATCACTGCCACTGTCCCGCTTTCGGAGGCACGGGCATTCAGTATATGCTGAGATGCCGAGCTGAACAAAGCCAACTCGCCAACTAATTCTCCAGCTGAACACATCCTGATAGTCAACTCGCGGCCATCTGGAACCATTTTGCTAATCTGAAATTTACCGCTTTGGATAATGTATAACTCTTCTGCGATATTGCCTTCTTCAAAAAGGAAGCGGCCTTTGTCAATACTCTTGATTCTGTGAACCTTTTCAAAAAGCTTATTCAAGTTTGGTGACAACGTTGTTGCAGTCAACATATGAATTCCACCTTATTAAGAGGAGTTTTTATACTCCCTTCCGTATCTGATATTAATATAATTATATTGTAAATCATACAAAGCCAGCAATAAAATTGTGAATTGTTCACATAATTGTTAATAAATCTATTGCGTTTTGATTCTTTTGTTCTTATAATAAAAAGAAATTTATTTATAATTATAAATTTTTATGGTTATTTATACATAAAGTTGAAAAGGAGGTTTCAAGTGAAGGCAGCGATCATCGGTACTACAGGGTATGGTGGCGGAGAGTTGATCCGTATCCTTGCAAATCATCCATTTATGAAAATCCATTCAATCCACACGACAAGGGATGAAAAACCTGTTTCAGAAGAATATCCCCATTTAACCGGAATATTTGATAAGGTCCTCACCAAGATTGAAACTGACAAAATCGCCGAGGAAGCAGACATTGTCTTCTTGGCAACTCCTTCAAAAGTTTCCGGAAAGCTTGCACAATCATTTTTCAATAAGGACATTAAAGTTATTGATCTATCAGGTGACCTGAGATTGAAAGACGCAGCAGCCTATGAAGCCTGGTATAAGCATGAATCAGTTCCTGCTTCTATTCTGAATGAAGCAGTATACGGGCTTAGCGAATGGAATAGGGAGCAAATCAGGAATGCCAACCTGCTGGCGAACCCTGGCTGCTATCCGACTGCAGCTCTCCTCGGGCTGGCTCCTGTGCTTTCAGAAAAACTGATTGATTCAAACAGTATCATTATCGACGCAAAATCTGGTGTTTCCGGTGCTGGCAGGTCTCCGTCAATTGGAACATTATATGCGGAGTTGAATGAAAATTTCAAAATTTATAAAGTGAACGAACATCAGCATATCCCTGAAATCGAGCAGCAGCTTAGCCTATGGAATGATGCCGAGGTAACCGTTACCTTCAGCACTCACTTAATGCCGATCACGAGGGGAATTATGACCACAATATATGTCCAGTTAAAAGAAGAATCGGATACTTCTAGATTGCTGGATTTATATGAAGAAACTTATGATGGCCACCCTTTTATAAGAGTTAGGAAGAATGGGGTGTTCCCTTCCGTAAAAGAGGTCAAGGGA
This portion of the Mesobacillus sp. S13 genome encodes:
- the moaA gene encoding GTP 3',8-cyclase MoaA; translation: MVKNIIKDQLNRPLRDLRISVIDRCNFRCQYCMPAEIFGPDFVFLPKSELLSYEEIERVAKLFIELGVEKIRLTGGEPLMRKDLPILVRMLNDIEGLKDIALTTNGVMLPKHAEELYAAGLKRVNISLDSLKDELFGEINGRNVGVGPVLKGIEAAKKAGLGVKINMVVKKGLNDTEILPMADFCKKEGLELRYIEYMDVGSTNGWKMDDVITKKQIHDLISQHYELEPVDPEYFGEVAKKYRYKGTDINVGFISSVSESFCSSCTRSRLSANGQIFTCLFNGNGHDIRDFMRAGATDDELRARITDVWNHRTDRYSDERTAETVANRKKIEMSYIGG
- the mobB gene encoding molybdopterin-guanine dinucleotide biosynthesis protein B, producing the protein MALVKPLLFQVAGYQNSGKTTLSLTLIQQMTAAGLKVATIKHHGHGGRPEVVESKDSGKHVMAGAAVSLVEGGGRLVIQAESGSWSLPEEIDLLSFFNPDVILIEGHKHESYPKAVILRDMNDIELLGKLENIQVVLCRDPELVNKLKDTAVPVLNMEHGADWITTHLLNKL
- a CDS encoding MFS transporter → MKPQNIQLSLQTLSLVAGFMVWVILSALMPFIKEDIQLDANQVAMATAIPVVLGSVLRIPIGFWTNKYGARKLFFTSFAFLLFPVYFISIADSFIDLLIGGLFVGIGGAIFSVGVTSLPKYYSKERHGFVNGIYGVGNLGTAVTTFTAPVIAAQLGWQPTVKLFIILLIAFSVLNFFVGDKKEPRVVTPMGEQIKSVYKNQKLWALSLFYFITFGSFVAFTIYLPNFLVSHFELDKVDAGLRTAGFIALATFLRPIGGWLGDKFNSFVILMGVFAGMTISGILLSFTPSLTLYTVGCLAVAISAGIGNGTVFKLVPLYFSKQAGIVNGIVSAMGGLGGFFPPLMLAFLYNLTGHYAIGFMALSQVALASLIIVIWMYYQDKLSLAKNIIDHTAEGIMITDVKGTIQQVNPAFTTVTGYNAEEVIGKNPRFLQSGKHGEDFYREMWKVIAEKGSWQGEIWNKKKNGLIYPEFLTISMVKNEAGELKNFVGMFSEMTMEKE
- the cls gene encoding cardiolipin synthase, which codes for MLKRRLEFLFVFILMVCFYIVFFTGYSQAIKLTALTTYAMIIMISMYSLMLENRSAQHTLMWMYVMMLFPVGGYFFYLFSGQLYIKGYLYKSKRMRDREQWEKLMRKEESRNLSFLIENQQCFAQYAKNATLTPITTASRAKVLKDGEETFAEIKKRLRKAEKFIHMEYYIFRSDRLGREIIEILIEKARQGVEVLFIFDAAGSMKIAAADLKAMQDAGIKATPFSPLKYGFFNQKFNFRNHRKIVVIDGEIGFVGGLNVGVEYLGEDEKIGFWRDTHMMLTGEAVYTLHNVFLLDWEYISGEDVLEDHRAVKKIHEDGELDGAIQVVPSGPDTQQGIMSDFYYTMMSCATKSIWIATPYFVPDEAIRTALRVAAAKGIEVRIMVPEINDSYLTQYASRSYFSELLRNGAEIYSYKKGFLHQKVIIVDGNIASIGTANMDMRSFHLNFEVNVFLFGTSSIRDLVAHYEEDLEESEKISPVQYHKRGYWERTKESFARLFSGAL
- a CDS encoding Crp/Fnr family transcriptional regulator gives rise to the protein MPNTTKVTHSIEIKELLQFADRTIHVPKGSYLFQEGMEAEELYLILGGKVQISKVTQDGRELALRICGENDICGELTLFTYAPKYLLSALILEDAKIAAIRKDVIEKEIFHNPSLAFEFMKWMSDHFRKTQTKFRDLVLNGKKGALFSTLIRMTNSYGVQKDTGILIDLPLTNQELANFCGTSRESTNRILNDLKREGIISVKKGKILVHDVNFLRQEIGCENCPAIFCSID
- the glp gene encoding gephyrin-like molybdotransferase Glp, translated to MLEKRNPIPIGEAVKRVMEHKKKGSTEYVSINESFGRYLSEDLKATSDVPHFDRAPYDGYAIRSVDTQEASQNHAVEFEVVDHIGAGMLTDKELGPFHAVRIMTGAQMPVGADAVVMLELAREVERDGKKYMETKRKHNKGDNVSYRGEDAREGEVLVKKGTFINPGIQAMLATFGYAKVPVSKKPVIGLYATGTELLDVDEPLEPGKIRNSNSYMISAQILRAGAEVKYFGQLPDDFDTCFDAVSNAIKEVDLFITTGGVSVGDYDYLPEIYAKLGAEVLFNKVAMRPGSVTTVAQLDGKLLFGLSGNPSACYVGFELFARPIIRTMLFTDKPHLRKEKAVLDANFPKANPFTRFVRSAAGIQDGKLVVTPSGLDKSNIIMSLAGANSLMILPGGTRGFEEGTEVEVLMLEDHMGSEWPW
- a CDS encoding respiratory nitrate reductase subunit gamma, whose product is MCEVRAMEMLHIFLWIVYPYSVVAIVAMGLVWQYDASREEGTRSKAGRLLLGIVKILMAASTATGIAIVLSSSIANEPVLLLRWLISLAQLQPDMSLVMDVSILSKVHFIFVFLFLLSLAFTKEIYYLLKPHLYLKKIFLKLQFERRG
- the ric gene encoding iron-sulfur cluster repair di-iron protein, whose amino-acid sequence is MIMPFDQNSLVKDIVNIFPQSSDLFKQNRLDFCCGGNRPLAEAATEQNLDVPAIMAALEELYRKHNGNAESMEVWTETDSEELIEHIKNKYHRELEEELKLLSPYVTKVAKVHGDRHVELLRVYELFYELKKELLEHTAKEEATVFPLLLQLDTANQEKRSEMIAEITELEKEHDHAGSILKELREITADFNPPLDACGTYRLVYKRLEALEAHTFMHVHLENNILFPRYIA